In the genome of Vicia villosa cultivar HV-30 ecotype Madison, WI linkage group LG7, Vvil1.0, whole genome shotgun sequence, one region contains:
- the LOC131617685 gene encoding glycine-rich protein DOT1-like isoform X1 — MNVKPVIFLCFLYALLLIASEATEPSKDEKQADEAEVSKTNVGIDSWEAKPLRGPGGGGPGGGGPGGGGPGGGPGGGGPGGGGPGGGPGGGRPGGGGGGPGGGLGGGPHGGRGGDGPDRGPGGGGPGRGPGGGGPGGGGPGRGPGGGGPGRGPGGPPGGGGGGGHGGRAEKSEGSKTKGGSHGGGGSGHNGGGGGGGGGHGGGGGGGHGGGKKGGRGGSP, encoded by the exons ATGAATGTCAAGCCCGTTATCTTCTTGTGCTTCCTCTACGCACTACTTCTCATCGCTTCTGAAGCCACTGAACCGTCCAAAGATGAAAAACAAG CAGATGAAGCAGAAGTATCAAAAACAAATGTTGGTATAGACAGCTGGGAAGCAAAACCTCTCAGAGGACCAGGCGGCGGAGGTCCAGGTGGAGGAGGTCCAGGCGGAGGAGGACCAGGCGGCGGTCCAGGTGGAGGAGGACCAGGTGGTGGCGGACCAGGCGGCGGTCCAGGTGGAGGAAGACCAGGTGGTGGAGGTGGAGGACCAGGCGGCGGTCTAGGCGGCGGGCCTCACGGAGGCCGCGGTGGCGACGGACCAGACAGAGGTCCTGGCGGTGGAGGGCCAGGAAGAGGCCCCGGTGGAGGAGGTCCTGGTGGAGGAGGGCCAGGAAGAGGTCCCGGTGGAGGAGGACCAGGCAGAGGTCCAGGAGGCCCTCCTGGCGGAGGAGGAGGTGGAGGACACGGTGGTAGAG CGGAGAAAAGTGAAGGATCCAAAACTAAAGGGGGATCACATGGAGGTGGTGGAAGTGGACACAATGGTGGAGGAGGTGGAGGAGGTGGAGGACACGGTGGTGGAGGAGGTGGAGGACACGGTGGTGGCAAAAAAGGAGGACGTGGGGGAAGTCCATGA
- the LOC131617685 gene encoding uncharacterized protein LOC131617685 isoform X4: MNVKPVIFLCFLYALLLIASEATEPSKDEKQADEAEVSKTNVGIDSWEAKPLRGPGGGGPGGGGPGGGGPGGGPGGGGPGGGGPGGGPGGGRPGGGGGGPGGGLGGGPHGGRGGDGPDRGPGGGGPGRGPGGGGPGGGGPGRGPGGGGPGRGPGGPPGGGGGGGHGGRAEKSEGSKTKGGSHGGGGSGHNGGGGGGHGGGKKGGRGGSP; the protein is encoded by the exons ATGAATGTCAAGCCCGTTATCTTCTTGTGCTTCCTCTACGCACTACTTCTCATCGCTTCTGAAGCCACTGAACCGTCCAAAGATGAAAAACAAG CAGATGAAGCAGAAGTATCAAAAACAAATGTTGGTATAGACAGCTGGGAAGCAAAACCTCTCAGAGGACCAGGCGGCGGAGGTCCAGGTGGAGGAGGTCCAGGCGGAGGAGGACCAGGCGGCGGTCCAGGTGGAGGAGGACCAGGTGGTGGCGGACCAGGCGGCGGTCCAGGTGGAGGAAGACCAGGTGGTGGAGGTGGAGGACCAGGCGGCGGTCTAGGCGGCGGGCCTCACGGAGGCCGCGGTGGCGACGGACCAGACAGAGGTCCTGGCGGTGGAGGGCCAGGAAGAGGCCCCGGTGGAGGAGGTCCTGGTGGAGGAGGGCCAGGAAGAGGTCCCGGTGGAGGAGGACCAGGCAGAGGTCCAGGAGGCCCTCCTGGCGGAGGAGGAGGTGGAGGACACGGTGGTAGAG CGGAGAAAAGTGAAGGATCCAAAACTAAAGGGGGATCACATGGAGGTGGTGGAAGTGGACACAATGGTGGAGGAG GTGGAGGACACGGTGGTGGCAAAAAAGGAGGACGTGGGGGAAGTCCATGA
- the LOC131617685 gene encoding glycine-rich protein DOT1-like isoform X2 — MNVKPVIFLCFLYALLLIASEATEPSKDEKQDEAEVSKTNVGIDSWEAKPLRGPGGGGPGGGGPGGGGPGGGPGGGGPGGGGPGGGPGGGRPGGGGGGPGGGLGGGPHGGRGGDGPDRGPGGGGPGRGPGGGGPGGGGPGRGPGGGGPGRGPGGPPGGGGGGGHGGRAEKSEGSKTKGGSHGGGGSGHNGGGGGGGGGHGGGGGGGHGGGKKGGRGGSP, encoded by the exons ATGAATGTCAAGCCCGTTATCTTCTTGTGCTTCCTCTACGCACTACTTCTCATCGCTTCTGAAGCCACTGAACCGTCCAAAGATGAAAAACAAG ATGAAGCAGAAGTATCAAAAACAAATGTTGGTATAGACAGCTGGGAAGCAAAACCTCTCAGAGGACCAGGCGGCGGAGGTCCAGGTGGAGGAGGTCCAGGCGGAGGAGGACCAGGCGGCGGTCCAGGTGGAGGAGGACCAGGTGGTGGCGGACCAGGCGGCGGTCCAGGTGGAGGAAGACCAGGTGGTGGAGGTGGAGGACCAGGCGGCGGTCTAGGCGGCGGGCCTCACGGAGGCCGCGGTGGCGACGGACCAGACAGAGGTCCTGGCGGTGGAGGGCCAGGAAGAGGCCCCGGTGGAGGAGGTCCTGGTGGAGGAGGGCCAGGAAGAGGTCCCGGTGGAGGAGGACCAGGCAGAGGTCCAGGAGGCCCTCCTGGCGGAGGAGGAGGTGGAGGACACGGTGGTAGAG CGGAGAAAAGTGAAGGATCCAAAACTAAAGGGGGATCACATGGAGGTGGTGGAAGTGGACACAATGGTGGAGGAGGTGGAGGAGGTGGAGGACACGGTGGTGGAGGAGGTGGAGGACACGGTGGTGGCAAAAAAGGAGGACGTGGGGGAAGTCCATGA
- the LOC131617685 gene encoding uncharacterized protein LOC131617685 isoform X3 → MNVKPVIFLCFLYALLLIASEATEPSKDEKQADEAEVSKTNVGIDSWEAKPLRGPGGGGPGGGGPGGGGPGGGPGGGGPGGGGPGGGPGGGRPGGGGGGPGGGLGGGPHGGRGGDGPDRGPGGGGPGRGPGGGGPGGGGPGRGPGGGGPGRGPGGPPGGGGGGGHGAEKSEGSKTKGGSHGGGGSGHNGGGGGGGGGHGGGGGGGHGGGKKGGRGGSP, encoded by the exons ATGAATGTCAAGCCCGTTATCTTCTTGTGCTTCCTCTACGCACTACTTCTCATCGCTTCTGAAGCCACTGAACCGTCCAAAGATGAAAAACAAG CAGATGAAGCAGAAGTATCAAAAACAAATGTTGGTATAGACAGCTGGGAAGCAAAACCTCTCAGAGGACCAGGCGGCGGAGGTCCAGGTGGAGGAGGTCCAGGCGGAGGAGGACCAGGCGGCGGTCCAGGTGGAGGAGGACCAGGTGGTGGCGGACCAGGCGGCGGTCCAGGTGGAGGAAGACCAGGTGGTGGAGGTGGAGGACCAGGCGGCGGTCTAGGCGGCGGGCCTCACGGAGGCCGCGGTGGCGACGGACCAGACAGAGGTCCTGGCGGTGGAGGGCCAGGAAGAGGCCCCGGTGGAGGAGGTCCTGGTGGAGGAGGGCCAGGAAGAGGTCCCGGTGGAGGAGGACCAGGCAGAGGTCCAGGAGGCCCTCCTGGCGGAGGAGGAGGTGGAGGACACGGTG CGGAGAAAAGTGAAGGATCCAAAACTAAAGGGGGATCACATGGAGGTGGTGGAAGTGGACACAATGGTGGAGGAGGTGGAGGAGGTGGAGGACACGGTGGTGGAGGAGGTGGAGGACACGGTGGTGGCAAAAAAGGAGGACGTGGGGGAAGTCCATGA
- the LOC131617683 gene encoding uncharacterized protein LOC131617683, with translation MLSTRAMLIQGFLVMTVLISSMGEARQLNEYKDQNGPNFDSFIPSLPNIPGLPPLPNIPGIPGFPGLPCIPGVPSIPDFPCNPDIPFPGFPCIPGIPSIPGFPCNPNWPSPPNTPSESPSSPPKSDDSAAQSPSYPPESS, from the exons ATGTTGTCTACAAGAGCCATGCTCATCCAAGGCTTCTTGGTCATGACTGTTTTAATCTCTTCCATGGGGGAAGCTAGACAATTGA ATGAGTATAAAGATCAAAATGGGCCCAATTTTGACTCTTTTATACCTAGCCTTCCGAACATACCAGGACTTCCACCCCTACCAAACATTCCAGGAATTCCAGGCTTTCCAGGATTACCATGCATCCCTGGCGTACCAAGCATTCCAGACTTCCCATGCAACCCGGACATTCCATTCCCAGGTTTTCCATGCATCCCAGGCATACCAAGCATTCCAGGCTTCCCATGCAATCCTAATTGGCCGAGTCCACCAAATACACCTTCTGAATCTCCAAGCTCACCTCCTAAATCAGATGATTCAGCTGCTCAATCTCCTAGTTATCCTCCCGAATCCTCCTAA